One part of the Fusobacterium pseudoperiodonticum genome encodes these proteins:
- the rlmN gene encoding 23S rRNA (adenine(2503)-C(2))-methyltransferase RlmN: MNNEKVNILNLTQEELTEFLVSLGLKKFYGKEVFIWLHKKIIRNFDDMTNLSLKDREILKENAYIPFFNLLKHQVSKLDRTEKFLFELEDKGTIETVLLRHRDSKNKEIRNTLCVSSQVGCPVKCSFCATGQGGYMRNLSVSEILNQVYTVERRLRKKDESLNNLVFMGMGEPLLNIDNLSTALSIISNENGINISKRKITISTSGIVSGIEKILLEKIPIELAVSLHSAINDKRDQIIPINKNFPLEDLSAVLVEYQKQTKRRITFEYILIDNFNISEVDANALADFIHQFDHVVNLIPYNEVEGVEHKRPSMKKIDRFYNYLKNVRKVNVTLRQEKGSDIDGACGQLRQRNKKGDN; this comes from the coding sequence ATGAATAATGAAAAAGTAAATATTTTAAATTTAACTCAAGAGGAGTTAACAGAATTTTTAGTGTCTTTAGGACTAAAAAAATTCTATGGAAAAGAAGTCTTTATTTGGCTACATAAGAAGATTATTAGAAATTTTGATGATATGACAAATCTATCTTTAAAAGATAGAGAAATCTTAAAAGAAAATGCCTATATACCATTTTTCAATCTTTTGAAGCATCAAGTTTCAAAGTTAGATAGAACAGAAAAATTCTTGTTTGAACTTGAAGATAAGGGAACTATAGAAACTGTTCTTTTAAGACATAGAGATTCTAAAAATAAAGAAATCAGAAACACTCTTTGTGTATCATCTCAAGTTGGTTGCCCTGTAAAATGTAGTTTCTGTGCAACAGGACAAGGTGGATATATGAGAAATCTTTCAGTAAGTGAAATTTTAAACCAAGTTTACACTGTTGAAAGAAGACTTAGAAAAAAAGATGAAAGCCTAAATAACTTAGTATTTATGGGTATGGGTGAACCTCTTTTAAATATAGATAATCTATCTACAGCTTTATCTATAATCTCAAATGAAAATGGAATCAATATTTCGAAAAGAAAAATAACAATTTCAACTTCTGGAATTGTAAGTGGAATTGAAAAGATTTTATTGGAAAAAATTCCTATAGAACTAGCTGTTTCTCTACATAGTGCTATAAATGATAAAAGAGATCAAATAATTCCAATAAATAAGAACTTCCCACTGGAAGACTTATCGGCTGTTTTAGTTGAATATCAAAAACAAACTAAAAGAAGAATTACTTTTGAATATATTTTAATAGATAATTTCAATATTTCAGAAGTTGATGCCAATGCTTTGGCAGATTTTATACATCAATTTGATCATGTGGTAAATTTAATACCATATAATGAAGTTGAAGGAGTGGAACATAAAAGACCTTCTATGAAAAAAATCGATAGATTCTACAACTATCTTAAAAATGTTAGAAAGGTAAATGTAACTTTAAGACAAGAAAAAGGTAGTGATATAGATGGTGCTTGTGGACAACTTAGACAAAGAAATAAAAAAGGGGATAATTAA
- a CDS encoding alanyl-tRNA editing protein, whose amino-acid sequence MENKKINLKKISDMTYEVLNSPFYVDGKGGQLGDRGTIAEANIVEVKENIVILDKNLEDGEYTYSIDEKRQEDIRQQHTAQHIFSAEAYNNFGLNTVGFRMAEEYTTVDLDQKDISKEVIEKLEELVNKDIKADILVEEEIYTNEEAHKFENLRKAIKEKIKGDVRFIKIGDVDICACAGFHVSRTSEIEIFKIINHENIKGNYTRFYFLAGDRAKNDYNKKHDIIKKLTNTFSCKDDEILEMLDKSLKEKASVTAELKSLGMRYAELMAKDFENTFIDYKDFKILIYNEDENLVGILPKFINLDKFLLLIGYNTSYTLMSNIYDCKEIIINIVKNFPNIKGGGGKNKGNIKLDKAYNRNELIEIIKKGIDSNNE is encoded by the coding sequence ATGGAAAATAAAAAAATTAATTTAAAAAAAATTTCTGATATGACTTATGAAGTATTAAATTCTCCTTTCTATGTTGATGGTAAAGGTGGGCAACTTGGAGATAGAGGAACAATAGCTGAGGCTAATATTGTTGAAGTAAAAGAAAATATTGTTATCTTAGATAAAAATTTAGAAGATGGTGAGTACACTTATTCTATTGATGAAAAAAGACAGGAAGATATAAGACAGCAACATACAGCACAACATATTTTTTCTGCTGAAGCCTACAATAATTTTGGATTAAATACTGTAGGTTTTAGAATGGCTGAAGAATATACGACTGTAGATTTAGATCAAAAAGATATTTCAAAAGAAGTTATAGAAAAGTTAGAAGAACTAGTAAATAAAGATATAAAGGCAGATATATTAGTTGAAGAAGAAATCTATACAAATGAAGAGGCTCATAAATTTGAAAATCTTAGAAAGGCTATAAAAGAAAAAATAAAAGGTGATGTAAGATTTATAAAAATTGGAGATGTTGATATCTGTGCTTGTGCAGGTTTTCATGTTTCAAGAACTTCAGAAATAGAAATCTTTAAAATTATAAATCATGAAAATATAAAGGGTAATTACACTAGATTCTATTTTCTAGCAGGAGATAGAGCTAAGAATGACTACAATAAAAAGCATGATATTATAAAAAAATTAACTAATACTTTTTCTTGTAAAGATGATGAAATTTTAGAAATGCTAGACAAATCTTTAAAAGAAAAGGCTAGTGTAACAGCTGAATTAAAATCTTTAGGAATGAGATATGCAGAACTTATGGCAAAAGATTTTGAAAATACCTTTATTGACTATAAAGATTTTAAAATTTTAATATACAATGAAGATGAAAATTTAGTAGGAATCTTACCTAAATTTATAAATTTAGATAAATTTCTATTATTAATTGGATATAACACAAGTTATACTTTAATGTCTAATATTTATGATTGTAAGGAAATCATCATAAATATTGTTAAGAATTTTCCTAATATCAAAGGTGGAGGAGGTAAAAACAAAGGAAATATAAAACTTGATAAAGCATATAATAGAAATGAACTTATAGAAATAATAAAAAAAGGAATTGATAGTAATAATGAATAA